The following proteins are encoded in a genomic region of Sorangiineae bacterium MSr12523:
- a CDS encoding protein phosphatase 2C domain-containing protein: MMDIRSASRTHVGGREVNEDAALERPDLGLFVLADGAGGQGAGDVASQLALGSLATAFEASGEGRAERADVDSFGLYVDARRLVSAIQHANRAVMERRQAEGQNAMGTTVVAALPAASYGSIHVAHVGDSRCYRWRDGLLELLTEDHSLLQDVLEMWPDMGDDVLKKLPRNVVTRALGMQDPLRVTVRTFELVPRDRYLLCSDGITEALAPFRINALLGMAHSPEEAAESLVDAAREAGARDNITALVVVCAPGEDTEAVAPPSVEPAFLVPTGERESVPPHGDDEPEIVILGELGQEWREALDELTRKA; this comes from the coding sequence ATGATGGACATCCGTTCGGCCAGCCGCACGCACGTGGGCGGCCGTGAGGTCAACGAGGACGCGGCCCTGGAGCGTCCCGATCTCGGGTTGTTCGTCCTCGCGGACGGCGCGGGCGGGCAGGGCGCAGGCGATGTTGCGAGCCAGCTTGCCCTGGGAAGCTTGGCCACCGCGTTCGAGGCCAGCGGTGAGGGTCGTGCGGAACGCGCCGATGTCGACAGCTTCGGGCTCTACGTCGATGCGCGCCGCCTCGTCAGTGCCATCCAGCACGCCAACCGCGCCGTGATGGAGCGCCGCCAGGCCGAAGGCCAGAACGCCATGGGCACCACCGTGGTGGCTGCGCTTCCTGCAGCTTCGTACGGCTCGATCCACGTCGCCCACGTGGGCGACAGTCGCTGCTACCGGTGGCGGGACGGCCTGCTGGAGTTGCTCACGGAAGACCATTCGCTGCTGCAAGACGTGCTCGAGATGTGGCCCGACATGGGCGACGACGTATTGAAAAAGCTTCCACGCAACGTGGTGACCCGGGCGCTGGGCATGCAGGATCCGCTTCGGGTCACCGTGCGCACCTTCGAGCTGGTGCCGCGGGATCGTTACCTCCTCTGTTCCGACGGCATTACCGAAGCGCTGGCGCCTTTTCGCATCAACGCGCTCCTCGGCATGGCCCATTCGCCGGAGGAAGCCGCCGAATCGCTGGTGGACGCCGCTCGTGAGGCGGGTGCGCGCGACAACATCACCGCGCTCGTGGTGGTATGCGCGCCCGGTGAAGACACCGAGGCCGTCGCCCCGCCCTCCGTCGAACCAGCATTTCTCGTCCCCACCGGCGAGCGCGAAAGCGTGCCCCCCCACGGGGACGACGAGCCCGAGATCGTCATTTTGGGCGAGCTGGGCCAGGAATGGCGCGAGGCGCTCGACGAGCTGACTCGGAAGGCCTAG
- a CDS encoding acyl-CoA dehydrogenase family protein, which yields MELELNETQKLVQQTARDYARRVILPQAADLDKHEQFPREILRGLGELGLLAVNVPEELGGSAAGAVSYALAMQEIAYACASTAVTMAVTNMVGEVIAAFGTEEQRQHCCTKLASAEWIAGAFALSETGAGSDPGGMRTTARRDGDDWVIDGDKQWITSGAHAGVFVVWARTGDATSLPGTRGISCFLVEGGTPGLTVGKPEDKMGLRASNTVPLHFEGCRVPGSALLGSLNGGFKIAMMALDGGRIGISSQAIGIARAALDESVTYAKDRRAFDQPISDFQAIKWKLADMKTELDAAHLLSMRAAFLKEKGRPFSREASMAKLFASEAANRICNEAVQIHGGYGYVREFAAERHLRDVRVTTIYEGTSEVQRIVIARHVLG from the coding sequence ATGGAACTTGAACTCAACGAAACGCAAAAGCTCGTTCAACAGACGGCGCGGGATTACGCACGGCGGGTGATTCTTCCGCAGGCGGCGGACCTCGACAAGCACGAGCAGTTTCCGCGGGAGATCTTGCGCGGGTTGGGCGAGCTCGGGTTGCTCGCTGTGAACGTGCCCGAGGAGCTCGGGGGTTCGGCGGCGGGCGCGGTCTCCTATGCGCTGGCCATGCAGGAGATCGCGTATGCCTGTGCGTCGACCGCGGTGACCATGGCGGTGACCAACATGGTGGGCGAGGTCATTGCGGCCTTCGGCACCGAAGAACAGCGACAGCACTGTTGCACCAAGCTGGCCAGCGCGGAGTGGATCGCGGGAGCCTTCGCGCTCAGCGAGACGGGGGCGGGCAGCGATCCGGGCGGCATGCGCACCACCGCACGGCGCGATGGCGATGACTGGGTCATCGATGGCGACAAGCAGTGGATCACCAGCGGCGCGCACGCGGGCGTCTTCGTCGTGTGGGCGCGCACGGGCGATGCCACGAGCTTGCCCGGTACGCGCGGCATCTCGTGTTTCCTCGTGGAGGGCGGCACCCCCGGCCTCACCGTGGGCAAGCCCGAGGACAAAATGGGCCTGCGCGCATCCAACACCGTGCCGCTCCACTTCGAGGGGTGCCGCGTTCCCGGCAGCGCGTTGCTGGGCAGCCTCAATGGCGGCTTCAAAATCGCCATGATGGCCCTCGACGGAGGCCGCATCGGCATCAGCTCGCAGGCCATCGGCATCGCGCGCGCCGCGCTCGACGAAAGCGTGACCTACGCGAAAGATCGCCGCGCCTTCGACCAGCCGATCTCCGACTTCCAGGCCATCAAGTGGAAGCTCGCCGACATGAAAACGGAGCTCGACGCCGCCCATCTCCTGTCGATGCGCGCCGCCTTCCTCAAGGAAAAGGGCCGGCCGTTCTCGCGTGAAGCATCCATGGCCAAGCTGTTCGCGAGCGAAGCGGCCAACCGCATTTGCAACGAGGCCGTGCAGATCCACGGCGGCTATGGCTACGTGCGCGAATTCGCTGCGGAGCGCCACCTGCGCGACGTTCGCGTGACCACGATTTACGAAGGCACCAGCGAGGTGCAGCGCATCGTCATCGCTCGCCACGTGCTCGGTTGA
- a CDS encoding TolC family protein, with protein MRTFIRSTLPFSTAVFGGMMFLATGAWAQAARPPQPGATPPAGAQAPKPGAATPAVTAPTERIPTELTEFSPSGVTSDQVGQRAAATSFQAKAQMEALNAAQAKVDAAWAGFLPKITGTARYTRLSNLTPPPFGGFNIVGTKQQPVPGVRPEDQPPVDPASTYPTAFNFSFPIFLDQWSLQAGITIPISDYFLRVNQNYTAATHAETAARFDVASARAKSSADGRVAFYNWLRARNQVVVAVLALQDQRNHLTDATNQFTVGNASRADVLRAETNVASAELTVEQAKNAADLNEKQVRVAIHAKEDERLVPGEGLDSTPPPVAGNIKAFTDEALAARFEVKSADANAEAARKNAKAQRAGNYPSLSAFGNAYYQNPNQRIVPATDQWRATWDLGAQLTWTPTDIPLAGANASSFEAQAAQIEAQKQVTRDGIEVEVLQSYQQVKEADFSMESTKRQLASATEAYRVARELFNAGRGTSTTLTDAETELTRARLAELNARVDARIARVRLEHALGRDTKNVKIQ; from the coding sequence ATGCGCACGTTCATCCGATCGACTTTGCCTTTTTCCACAGCCGTGTTCGGCGGAATGATGTTTCTCGCGACGGGCGCTTGGGCCCAGGCGGCGCGTCCCCCGCAGCCGGGAGCGACGCCCCCTGCAGGCGCGCAGGCCCCGAAGCCGGGCGCGGCGACGCCGGCGGTGACCGCACCGACCGAGCGCATTCCCACCGAGCTCACGGAGTTCTCCCCCTCGGGCGTGACGTCCGATCAAGTCGGACAACGGGCAGCGGCGACGAGCTTTCAGGCGAAGGCCCAAATGGAAGCACTCAATGCCGCGCAGGCCAAAGTGGATGCGGCATGGGCAGGCTTTCTGCCGAAGATCACGGGCACCGCACGCTACACGCGCCTCAGCAACTTGACGCCCCCGCCGTTCGGCGGCTTCAACATCGTGGGGACGAAGCAGCAGCCCGTCCCCGGAGTGCGGCCGGAAGATCAGCCCCCGGTCGATCCGGCCAGCACCTATCCGACAGCGTTCAATTTCAGCTTTCCGATCTTCTTGGACCAGTGGTCCTTGCAGGCCGGCATCACGATTCCGATCAGCGATTACTTCCTGAGGGTCAACCAGAACTACACGGCGGCCACGCACGCCGAGACGGCCGCGCGCTTCGACGTGGCGTCGGCGCGCGCCAAGTCGTCAGCGGATGGTCGCGTGGCGTTCTACAATTGGCTTCGCGCGCGCAACCAGGTGGTCGTGGCGGTGTTGGCCCTGCAGGATCAGAGGAACCATCTCACGGACGCGACGAATCAGTTCACCGTGGGCAATGCCTCGCGTGCCGACGTGCTCCGCGCGGAGACGAACGTGGCTTCTGCCGAGCTCACGGTGGAGCAGGCGAAAAACGCGGCCGACCTGAATGAGAAGCAGGTGCGCGTCGCCATCCATGCGAAGGAAGACGAGCGACTCGTTCCGGGCGAAGGCCTCGATTCGACCCCGCCCCCGGTGGCAGGGAACATCAAGGCGTTCACCGACGAAGCGTTGGCCGCGCGCTTCGAGGTGAAGAGCGCCGATGCGAACGCCGAGGCGGCGCGAAAAAACGCCAAGGCGCAGCGTGCGGGGAACTACCCGTCCCTCAGTGCCTTCGGCAACGCGTACTACCAGAATCCGAACCAACGCATCGTTCCGGCAACGGACCAGTGGCGGGCCACCTGGGACTTGGGCGCGCAGCTCACGTGGACGCCGACGGACATTCCGCTCGCGGGCGCCAATGCGAGCAGCTTCGAGGCGCAGGCTGCGCAGATCGAGGCGCAGAAGCAGGTCACCCGCGATGGCATCGAGGTGGAGGTCCTGCAGTCCTACCAACAGGTCAAAGAGGCCGACTTCTCCATGGAGTCGACGAAGCGCCAGCTCGCAAGTGCGACGGAGGCCTACCGTGTGGCCCGGGAGCTCTTCAACGCCGGCCGCGGTACCTCCACGACCCTGACGGACGCCGAGACCGAACTGACGCGCGCCCGCCTGGCCGAGCTGAATGCCCGCGTCGATGCGCGCATCGCGCGGGTCCGGCTGGAGCACGCCCTCGGCCGCGACACGAAAAACGTGAAAATTCAGTAG
- a CDS encoding haloacid dehalogenase-like hydrolase — protein MKKVSSEEVFARIEQEIVKNPGGAVAFDGDGTLWEGDVAEDFFFTLLQHDDFRAPAVEAMRKDAEEFGIDAHGDGATLARRLFDAYQLEKYPELRCCEMMTWCCAGWRRDEIHAFARQVVRERNLASRLHHDVVAIMNWARQKGIEVLLVSASPRSIVDAAAELLDFPCAQVEAATACFEGDIMAAYMDGPVPYDPGKMVAIEARIGKRVLYAGFGDNIYDVAMLKAARLAVTYKPKARLLKRLDEIPGLVELVPSKA, from the coding sequence ATGAAGAAGGTGAGCAGCGAAGAGGTTTTCGCACGAATCGAGCAGGAAATCGTGAAGAATCCCGGGGGTGCGGTGGCCTTCGATGGCGACGGGACCCTATGGGAAGGCGACGTCGCCGAGGACTTCTTCTTCACACTTCTTCAACATGACGACTTTCGCGCGCCTGCTGTGGAGGCCATGCGAAAAGATGCCGAGGAGTTCGGCATCGACGCCCATGGCGACGGTGCGACACTCGCGCGTCGTCTCTTCGACGCGTACCAGCTCGAGAAGTACCCCGAGCTTCGCTGCTGCGAGATGATGACGTGGTGTTGCGCGGGTTGGCGTCGCGACGAAATTCACGCCTTTGCACGACAGGTCGTTCGCGAGCGCAATCTCGCGTCGCGACTGCATCACGATGTGGTGGCCATCATGAATTGGGCCCGCCAAAAAGGCATCGAGGTGCTTCTCGTGAGTGCATCGCCGCGATCCATCGTCGATGCGGCGGCGGAGTTGCTCGATTTTCCGTGCGCCCAGGTGGAAGCGGCAACGGCTTGCTTCGAGGGCGACATCATGGCGGCTTATATGGACGGACCGGTTCCATACGATCCGGGCAAGATGGTCGCCATCGAGGCGCGCATCGGCAAGCGCGTGCTCTATGCAGGATTCGGCGACAACATCTACGACGTGGCGATGTTGAAGGCTGCACGTCTTGCCGTAACGTACAAGCCAAAAGCGCGTCTGTTGAAGCGTCTCGACGAAATTCCAGGGCTCGTGGAACTGGTGCCCTCGAAAGCGTGA
- a CDS encoding DMT family transporter yields the protein MDTTESAGRKGTALMVAGGAVLGTVGVFVEQAGQAPFTAVWFRCAFGATALWLWGALRNRNGELWLRGRALAAAIATGLLMTANWALFFAALDRTSIAVATVVFHVQPVWVMAAGVLWLGETFSRIRALATALALAGLVLATGLLEDHGTVSASYVLGLLMCLGGSLAYAAVTLIAKTAAGASSFALAWWQCVVGAIALAWWPLAHGLPAFGAAWGWLAGLGVIHTGLAYVLLYAGMSLLPASRIAVLQFVYPGCAVAMDWLVYGRALSAAQMVGMLLIGVAQFLRINRARGER from the coding sequence ATGGACACGACGGAGAGCGCCGGCCGCAAAGGCACGGCGCTGATGGTCGCGGGCGGTGCCGTGCTGGGCACGGTGGGGGTCTTCGTCGAGCAGGCGGGGCAGGCTCCGTTTACTGCGGTATGGTTCCGGTGCGCCTTCGGTGCAACGGCCCTTTGGCTATGGGGCGCGCTGCGAAACCGGAATGGCGAATTGTGGCTCCGCGGGCGCGCGCTCGCGGCAGCCATCGCGACGGGCCTGCTCATGACGGCGAACTGGGCGCTCTTTTTCGCGGCGCTCGATCGCACGTCCATTGCGGTGGCCACCGTCGTTTTCCACGTGCAGCCGGTGTGGGTCATGGCCGCGGGCGTTTTGTGGCTGGGCGAGACGTTCTCGCGGATTCGAGCGCTGGCCACGGCGCTGGCCCTCGCGGGGTTGGTGCTGGCCACCGGGTTGCTCGAAGACCACGGCACGGTGTCCGCGAGCTACGTGCTTGGCTTGCTCATGTGCCTGGGCGGATCGCTGGCGTATGCCGCGGTCACGCTCATCGCGAAGACGGCCGCGGGCGCGAGCTCGTTCGCGCTGGCGTGGTGGCAATGCGTCGTGGGGGCCATCGCGCTCGCCTGGTGGCCGCTCGCGCACGGCCTTCCGGCCTTCGGGGCGGCGTGGGGCTGGCTCGCGGGCCTCGGCGTGATCCACACCGGCCTCGCGTACGTGCTGCTCTACGCCGGCATGAGTCTTTTGCCGGCGAGCCGCATCGCCGTGCTGCAGTTCGTCTACCCCGGTTGCGCGGTGGCGATGGACTGGCTCGTCTACGGCCGCGCGCTCAGCGCGGCGCAGATGGTCGGCATGTTGCTCATCGGTGTTGCGCAGTTTCTACGGATCAACCGAGCACGTGGCGAGCGATGA
- a CDS encoding 3-deoxy-7-phosphoheptulonate synthase class II produces MDNDWSPVSWHDKPVTQQPAYEESDKLESVLSELGKLPPLVTSGEVLALKQRLAQAQEGKAFLLQGGDCAERFDDCTSGHISNNLKVLLQMNLVLVHGLKLPVVRIGRIAGQYAKPRSADVETRQGVSLPSYRGDFVNGPEFTAEARRPDPQRMLRGHAHSAMTMNFVRSLLDGGFADAHHPEYWDLEWMSCSPMHNEYRRLVQAIGDSVRFVEALSGDRAGGARPEFYTSHEALVLQYEQSQTRQVPRQDGWFNLSTHFPWIGMRTAHVDGAHVEYCRGVRNPIAVKVGPGLESDHLKRLLAILNPDNEPGRLTLIHRMGERNIENDLPPLIAAVCQEGARVLWCCDAMHGNTETLGNGVKTRRFENIRTELERAFDVHAACGSRLGGVHLEMTGENVTECLGGARNLREEDLARHYRSQVDPRLNCEQALELAMLIVRKHTSAAP; encoded by the coding sequence ATGGATAACGACTGGTCTCCTGTTTCGTGGCATGACAAGCCGGTGACGCAGCAACCCGCGTACGAAGAGTCGGACAAGCTGGAAAGTGTCCTCTCGGAGCTCGGGAAGCTGCCGCCGCTGGTAACCTCGGGGGAGGTGCTTGCGCTCAAGCAAAGGCTTGCCCAAGCGCAGGAGGGAAAAGCTTTTCTGCTGCAGGGCGGCGATTGCGCGGAGCGTTTCGACGATTGCACGTCGGGGCATATTTCCAACAATTTGAAGGTGCTCCTTCAAATGAACTTGGTGCTCGTCCACGGGCTCAAGTTGCCCGTGGTGCGAATTGGGCGCATTGCGGGGCAATACGCGAAGCCGCGCTCGGCCGACGTGGAAACGCGGCAGGGCGTTTCGCTTCCGAGCTACCGCGGCGACTTCGTGAATGGCCCGGAATTCACCGCGGAGGCGCGCAGGCCGGATCCGCAGCGCATGCTGCGCGGTCATGCGCACTCCGCCATGACGATGAATTTCGTGCGCTCGCTGCTCGACGGCGGCTTTGCGGACGCTCACCACCCCGAATACTGGGACCTGGAGTGGATGAGTTGCTCGCCGATGCACAACGAGTACCGGCGCCTGGTGCAGGCCATTGGCGATTCGGTGCGTTTCGTCGAGGCGCTGAGCGGCGATCGCGCCGGCGGTGCGCGCCCGGAGTTCTACACCTCGCACGAGGCGTTGGTGCTGCAGTACGAGCAGTCGCAGACGCGGCAGGTTCCGCGGCAGGACGGGTGGTTCAATCTGTCGACGCACTTTCCTTGGATCGGGATGCGCACGGCCCACGTGGATGGGGCGCACGTCGAATACTGCCGCGGGGTGCGCAACCCCATCGCGGTGAAGGTGGGCCCGGGCTTGGAGTCGGACCACCTGAAACGGCTGCTGGCGATTCTCAATCCGGACAACGAGCCTGGGCGCCTCACGCTGATTCACCGCATGGGCGAGCGCAACATCGAGAACGATCTGCCACCGCTGATCGCGGCGGTGTGTCAGGAGGGCGCGCGCGTCCTCTGGTGCTGCGACGCCATGCACGGCAACACGGAGACGCTCGGCAACGGCGTGAAGACGCGCCGCTTCGAGAACATCCGCACGGAGCTCGAACGCGCTTTCGACGTGCACGCCGCCTGCGGCAGCCGCCTAGGAGGCGTCCACCTCGAGATGACCGGCGAAAACGTCACCGAGTGCCTCGGCGGCGCGCGCAACCTGCGCGAAGAAGATCTCGCGCGCCACTACCGCAGCCAAGTCGACCCCCGCCTCAACTGCGAACAGGCCCTAGAACTCGCCATGCTCATCGTCCGCAAGCACACCAGCGCTGCCCCCTGA
- a CDS encoding AgmX/PglI C-terminal domain-containing protein: MRAGSWASVWLMLVIGCGGAQKEAQSPETDTETTAQRVRPQGSGMQVSTELGSIDSRAVEQTFWRLQNKLQACYRKGLQRVEYLEGDVKVFLRVGQDGTARYGYMEESTLGDRESERCMMDVLTGSAWPKPQGGEAEVRNSFGFDGPGDVRPPVSWGADRISDAIAKQSDALGKCKEGVSGRFHVTAYVEPDGRQGKFQAIGITPPSKEGIDKLDCLADALKGAALPSPGSYAAKVSFDL; the protein is encoded by the coding sequence ATGCGCGCAGGATCGTGGGCGAGTGTTTGGCTGATGCTGGTCATCGGCTGCGGCGGCGCCCAAAAAGAAGCGCAGTCGCCGGAGACGGATACGGAGACGACGGCCCAACGCGTGCGGCCGCAGGGCTCGGGCATGCAGGTTTCGACCGAGCTCGGGTCGATCGATTCGCGCGCGGTGGAGCAGACCTTCTGGCGTCTGCAGAACAAGCTGCAAGCCTGTTACCGAAAGGGCCTCCAGCGCGTCGAATACCTGGAGGGCGACGTCAAAGTCTTCCTCCGCGTCGGCCAAGACGGCACCGCACGATACGGATACATGGAGGAGTCCACCCTGGGCGATCGCGAAAGCGAGCGATGCATGATGGACGTGCTCACCGGGAGCGCATGGCCCAAGCCGCAAGGTGGCGAGGCCGAGGTGCGAAACAGCTTTGGCTTCGACGGCCCCGGCGACGTGCGCCCGCCGGTGAGCTGGGGTGCGGACCGCATCTCCGACGCGATTGCCAAACAATCCGACGCCCTCGGTAAATGCAAAGAGGGCGTGAGCGGCCGCTTCCACGTCACCGCCTACGTCGAACCCGACGGCCGCCAAGGTAAATTCCAAGCCATCGGCATCACCCCCCCGAGCAAAGAGGGCATCGACAAACTCGACTGCCTCGCCGACGCCCTCAAAGGCGCCGCCCTCCCCAGCCCGGGCAGCTACGCCGCCAAGGTGAGCTTCGATTTGTAA
- a CDS encoding NAD(P)-binding domain-containing protein, translating into MYLAHVGVVGGGPWGLSLAAAAARAGTKALIQSRRDLSSTLPAGVEQVGNMEELAQRARLLVLAVPSETAADVARQLGDHVDGRHLVVHAIRGLAGESLDPISRVVRRETPARRIGALSGPALAEELRDGKPCALICGSAYPEVNAALLAAFASPSLRIYETPDLIGLEWASALVGCLAIGVGYAQAVGVSAGLVATFISRSVEEASRIAAAAGGKERTLLGLAGYGDLLASVAQEARPEVVVGRAFARGLTAEQAVAEAKLRVEAIELIPRIAQWAAVRGVRIPIFKGLSKGMLAGRTAEDLVRELMAQPVQKLS; encoded by the coding sequence GTGTATCTCGCACACGTTGGAGTGGTGGGCGGTGGCCCGTGGGGTTTGTCGCTGGCAGCGGCGGCGGCACGGGCCGGGACGAAGGCGCTGATTCAGTCACGGCGTGATCTTTCATCGACGCTCCCCGCGGGTGTCGAGCAAGTGGGCAACATGGAGGAGCTGGCGCAACGTGCGCGGCTCCTCGTGCTGGCCGTGCCGTCGGAAACCGCGGCGGACGTGGCGCGCCAGCTGGGCGACCACGTCGATGGGCGCCATCTGGTGGTGCACGCGATCCGAGGGCTGGCGGGTGAATCGCTGGATCCCATTTCGCGGGTGGTGCGGCGTGAGACGCCCGCCCGCCGCATCGGTGCACTGAGCGGGCCCGCGCTGGCCGAGGAGCTGCGCGACGGCAAACCGTGCGCGCTCATCTGCGGCTCGGCGTACCCCGAGGTGAACGCGGCGCTTCTCGCGGCCTTCGCGTCACCGTCGCTGCGCATCTACGAGACACCGGACTTGATCGGCCTGGAGTGGGCGAGCGCCCTCGTGGGGTGCTTGGCCATCGGCGTCGGTTATGCGCAAGCCGTGGGGGTAAGCGCAGGCCTCGTGGCCACGTTCATCTCGCGCAGCGTGGAAGAAGCTTCGCGCATCGCGGCCGCAGCTGGCGGCAAAGAGCGCACCTTGCTGGGGCTCGCGGGCTACGGCGATCTGCTGGCGTCGGTCGCGCAGGAAGCGCGTCCCGAGGTCGTCGTGGGGCGCGCGTTCGCCCGTGGATTGACGGCGGAACAAGCGGTGGCCGAGGCAAAGCTGCGCGTCGAGGCCATCGAGCTCATTCCGCGCATCGCGCAATGGGCGGCGGTGCGCGGCGTGCGCATCCCCATCTTCAAGGGCCTCTCGAAGGGCATGCTCGCTGGCCGCACCGCCGAAGATCTGGTGCGCGAGCTCATGGCGCAACCCGTCCAGAAATTGAGTTAA
- a CDS encoding acyl-CoA dehydrogenase — MDFDLTEEQRLIIDTARDFAAREIAPKAAELDKTGRWPTEIVARMAELGFMGMCIPPEYGGGGLDPLSYALAMEEISAACASCGVIMSVNNSLFCDPVYKFGTEEQKKNVLTPVASGQKLGCFGLTEPMSGSDAQTMITTAEKTADGWVLNGAKNWITNGPHADYILVFAVTDRTGGKVRHTAFLVEKGTPGYTQNARDHKLGIHAAHSCTVFFENCKVPDSAIVGKVGEGFKVAMATLDGGRIGIASQALGIARAALDVSVQYSKERKSFGVPISQHQAIAFMLANMATELDAARLLTWRAASMKEKGVRHSPESAMAKLYASEMATRVAHKAIQVHGGYGYSTEFPVERHYRDARITEIYEGTSEIQRIVIAASVLA; from the coding sequence GTGGATTTCGATCTGACCGAAGAACAGAGGCTCATCATCGATACGGCGCGCGACTTTGCCGCGCGTGAAATCGCCCCCAAAGCCGCCGAGCTGGACAAGACCGGGCGATGGCCGACGGAAATCGTCGCCCGCATGGCCGAGCTTGGCTTCATGGGCATGTGCATCCCGCCCGAATATGGAGGCGGCGGGCTCGATCCATTGAGCTACGCGTTGGCGATGGAGGAGATCAGCGCGGCGTGCGCCTCCTGCGGCGTCATCATGAGCGTGAACAATTCGCTCTTCTGCGATCCGGTCTACAAATTCGGAACCGAGGAACAGAAGAAGAACGTACTTACGCCGGTGGCGAGCGGGCAGAAGCTCGGGTGCTTCGGCCTCACGGAGCCGATGAGCGGCTCCGACGCGCAGACGATGATCACCACCGCGGAAAAGACCGCGGATGGCTGGGTCCTCAACGGTGCGAAAAATTGGATCACGAACGGGCCGCACGCCGACTACATCCTGGTATTCGCGGTGACGGATCGCACCGGCGGCAAGGTTCGCCACACGGCGTTTCTCGTGGAAAAGGGCACGCCGGGTTACACGCAGAACGCGCGCGATCACAAGCTGGGCATCCACGCCGCGCACTCGTGCACCGTGTTCTTCGAGAACTGCAAGGTGCCCGACAGCGCCATCGTCGGCAAAGTCGGTGAAGGCTTCAAGGTGGCCATGGCCACGCTCGACGGAGGCCGCATCGGCATCGCCTCGCAGGCGCTGGGCATCGCCCGCGCGGCGCTCGACGTGTCGGTGCAGTATTCCAAGGAGCGAAAGAGCTTCGGCGTCCCCATCTCGCAGCACCAGGCCATCGCGTTCATGCTGGCCAACATGGCCACCGAGCTCGATGCCGCGCGGCTGCTCACGTGGCGCGCTGCGTCCATGAAGGAAAAAGGCGTGCGCCATTCCCCGGAGAGCGCCATGGCCAAGCTGTACGCGAGCGAAATGGCCACGCGCGTCGCGCACAAGGCCATCCAGGTGCACGGCGGATACGGCTACTCGACGGAATTCCCGGTGGAGCGTCACTACCGCGACGCGCGCATCACCGAGATCTACGAGGGCACGAGCGAGATCCAGCGCATCGTCATCGCCGCGAGCGTGCTTGCCTGA
- a CDS encoding endonuclease/exonuclease/phosphatase family protein, translated as MDEISKIHLNRKLDTLAAVVSKVDADVLALQEVGSESVLDRLRERLPGMYGFRMVGTADARGIRCALLSRLPVRNYDVHATEQLDFPRFHEVDPAPFGARIPLRRGIVHAEVDAGALGVVHALVLHFKSARPVPFRRADGVAVEPVTAREQAEGELRTLVWRASEALFVRGLVDDVAAKNPGHHLLVTGDFNDVPGSTTLRIVSGAEPNALRSATADALEGDRFSVLHRGDRAEIDHMLLSAGLRARMTRVRYFNEGLRDHSLLPVHEFPTPDSDHAPLVVRFE; from the coding sequence GTGGATGAGATAAGCAAGATCCATTTGAATCGAAAGCTCGACACGCTTGCAGCCGTCGTTTCCAAAGTGGATGCCGACGTGTTGGCGCTGCAAGAGGTTGGCTCGGAGTCGGTGCTCGATCGATTGCGCGAGCGGCTTCCGGGCATGTACGGCTTTCGCATGGTGGGCACGGCCGACGCGCGTGGCATCCGATGCGCGCTGCTCTCCCGACTGCCGGTGCGCAACTACGACGTGCACGCGACCGAGCAGCTGGATTTTCCGCGCTTCCACGAGGTGGATCCGGCGCCCTTCGGTGCGCGCATTCCGCTGCGCCGTGGCATCGTGCACGCGGAGGTCGACGCGGGCGCGCTCGGTGTGGTGCACGCGCTGGTGCTGCACTTCAAGTCGGCGCGACCGGTGCCGTTTCGCCGCGCCGATGGCGTGGCCGTGGAACCGGTGACCGCGCGCGAGCAGGCCGAGGGCGAGCTGCGCACCTTGGTGTGGCGCGCCTCGGAGGCGTTGTTCGTGCGCGGGCTGGTCGACGACGTTGCGGCGAAAAACCCCGGGCACCACCTGCTGGTCACGGGCGACTTCAACGACGTTCCCGGTTCGACCACGTTGCGCATCGTGTCAGGCGCAGAGCCAAACGCACTTCGTTCCGCCACCGCCGACGCCTTGGAGGGCGACCGCTTCAGCGTCCTGCATCGGGGCGACCGCGCGGAGATCGACCACATGCTGCTCTCGGCGGGGCTGCGTGCCCGGATGACGCGGGTCCGGTACTTCAACGAGGGCCTGCGCGATCATTCTCTGCTCCCGGTGCACGAGTTCCCCACCCCCGACTCCGACCATGCCCCACTCGTGGTACGCTTCGAGTAG